The genome window aaataataaaaaacaaataactAAAACAAACATAGCAGATACGGAGTCCTAAACTTGACAACCTACTAACCTTTTATCCTAATCATCGATCTCCATATCTTCCTATCTAAGGTCATGTCATCCTAAGCTGCTTTCGGAGATTAAGTCTTTTGTAATTCATATTTTCTGGCTTTAAGAACAGAAAACAGAAAAGAAGAGTTATAGCCTATAGGAACGGTTAATTTGATTATTAGCAATAACATAAACATACACTAAATTTTCTCTCAATTCACTTTTGTACTTTAAGTTTTCTTATGGATTATTTTtaacttaaataattaattaaggtgTCTGCCAATCTAATGTGCCCTTGCTTCTCTTATCATTTGAAATACTTTGAACCTACACCAACAGAATTTTTTATATTAAATACTTAAATAAGTGGACATTGCCTGTGCGCTAAAAAAACAAAATTTTGTAATACGTATAGAATACAATTTAGCAAATTCGTCTAACATTGTCATGCACCTCTAGATGGTTATGCTAGGCACTTGTGAATTGTGACAATTTTATTTTTTGCCGAATAGCCTAGTAGACCCCTGTATTTATTTGGTTTAATATCCCGGTCCTCCTACTTTACTTGTTTTCTAGACACTTCTATTTGATCAAAACCTAGATAAAAACGAGTGTCTAGATAAAAACAAGTGGAGTAGGAGAACCGAAATATCTAACCGGAACAAGTACATAGGTCTACTAGGTTTTTCTAATATTGACTAGGTCTTTCAATGTGCCATATTATGTCCAGGCCCATAAGTATTTAgtatttgttttttgaaaaaaatgaCACTATATAGCTGTTagatacaaaaatatacaaattttatatacttttgtgAATACCTAATGTAAATGGTTTAAGCCGAGGACTAAAAGTGATATTTTCCCTTTTTTCCTTTACTCGAAGCCCTGCCATATTAGCCCATAGGCCAATTATATAGGGAAAAAGACAGGACTACCCATAAAAGTGAAAATATTTACCCATGCTCTACCCATAAAAGAATTCTACCCATTAAATAATTACAATCCCCTACCCATTCAATAAACAAACATAGTATCTCAAAATAACTATCCACGTTAATACCCTACCTATAAAAATGGAAAAGCTACTCAAATTTGGCAGAATTTCACAAAACTTAGCGCACAAAAATTGAGATTTTCACCAGCACCACAGAATCGTGAAGATGCTGATTTCCACCAGCATCACATCGTGAAGACCGCAAGCGTGAAAAAACAGAGCGAAGATAttgatttctctttcaaattcGACTTTCTCTTCTTAAATTTTGCAGAAGTATCAATCTGTTAGAATCATAGCAGCTGATTTGACTTTCGAAGATACTGAAACTTTTGATGCTCAAATTCGCATCGTATTGTTCCGATTTTGATTTCGCAGATTACAGAAGCTTAGCGCTCAGACTTCTGAATTTTTAACTGAAAAATATGTTCTCAGTTTGAAGATCTGGAGATCGGGAGGTTTGAATCATAACAACTGATTTGAGTTCGAAAAATATTCTGTTAAAATTCAGTATTTGACGTCAACACTGTTGATATTTGCACTGTCGAGATTCGATTTTGTACATAAAAGTAGTTATAACTTCAGATCTGTATAATCATGAAAAATATATCAATTCTGCTGTAGCATAGTGGAGAATGAGATGATAACCATAATTTCATAAACTTTCATGTTGATGCAATTCTAATAAAGACCAGTTGGAAATTTGAACAACTTCTCAAAGAGATTGCAAAGCAATTGCAAAAGGACAGTAACACAATAGTTATTAAGTATGCTATTGCTCAAGGATATCCACCAATTACAATTTGCAGCGATATGAGTGTTAGTGTTTACATGGAATTGAAAAAATCAAGTGCAGGGATGACAACACTCCCACTATGTgtgtcgtttgctcaaaatactATAGTTCCAACACCTCCAGTTTCGACGTTGCTATAATTTCATCAGAAATTGCACAATTTGAAAGCAGTGATATGATTAGTACTTTTGATGTTCAAGAAGGAGATGACATTGGTATAGAACTTGATGATGCAAACATCATAGCTGATCAATTTCATCAAAAAGTTGAAAAAGGACAAATTTACAAAGACAAGAACCTGCTGGCTCTCGTTATGAAACAGTATGACGTTAGAGAAAAATGTCAATATCGGGTTAATAAATCATGCCCAAGAAGGTTCGTCTGCATTTTTTCAAGTAATAAAAAACTATGTGATACCTATATAGTATATCAGGATTCTATATGAGTATAGAATTGTACTgatttttgtgtgtgtgtttttaTCAGTAAAATATGATACcgatatagtgtgtgtgtgtgtatatatatatatatatatatatatatatatatatatgctaaaTCAGTATACTATGTGAGTATAAAATTATACTGGTTTGTCTATATTTTTTATCAGTAAAAGATGATACTGATATAGTATATCATAATTTTATATGAGTATACTATGGGAGTATAGAACTGTACTGgtttgtgtgtgtgttttttaTCAGTAAAACATGATATTGTTATAGTATATATGTATGCTAAATCAGTATACTATGTGAGTATAAAACTGTACTGATTTGTTTGTATTTTTTATCAGTAAAAGATGATACTGATATAGTGTATAAGTATGTTATATGAGTATACTATGTGAGTATAGAATTGTACTTATTTGAGTGTGTGTTTTTTATTAGTAAAACGTGatattaatatagtatatatgtaTGCTAAATCAGTATACTATATGAGTATAGAATTATGCTGGTTTATCTGTGTTTTTTATCAGTAAAAGATGATACTGATATAGTACATAAGTATGCTATATGAGTATAGAATTGTACTGATTTTTTTTTGTCAGTAAAACATGATACATAACTATATTTGTATTATAAACAGATATATCCTTGATTGTGTGGATGAAAGGTGCACTTGGAAACTTAAAGCATCAAGCCTACGAGCATCAAATCTTTTCAAAGTGACAAATTTCAATTTTGTCCAGAGTTGTTTAAATGATAAGAGATTTTGTTTACAAAAGCAAGTTGTCTCAACTTTTATTGCAGTTGTGGTTCAAGATAAACTTGTTGACCCGAAAACTATATATACACCAACAGATATCCAGAGAGACATCCAAAAAGCATATGGTATGGACTTAAGCTACATGCaagcatggagatcaaaagaaaaGGCAATGCAATTGTTGAGAGGAACACCAAATGAGTCATACAAGAAAATACCAACATATCTTTACATGTTAGAGTATGTTAACCCAGGATTAGTGACACGACTACACACTGAAGAAGATGAGAGCTTCTTATATGCATTCATAGCTATATATACATCGATTAGAGGCTGGATCTATTGTAGGCCAACAATTGTAGTTGATGGAAGTTTTTTAAAGTCAACATATAGAGTGACCATACTCACGGCTTTCACACAAGACGCAGAGGGTAAGAAAGAAAGTTGTTTCAGAATCAGTATTTAATAATTGATGTACTTTACTATTTTAAAAATGCAATATAATTAC of Nicotiana tomentosiformis chromosome 7, ASM39032v3, whole genome shotgun sequence contains these proteins:
- the LOC138896341 gene encoding uncharacterized protein; this encodes MCVVCSKYYSSNTSSFDVAIISSEIAQFESSDMISTFDVQEGDDIGIELDDANIIADQFHQKVEKGQIYKDKNLLALVMKQYILDCVDERCTWKLKASSLRASNLFKVTNFNFVQSCLNDKRFCLQKQVVSTFIAVVVQDKLVDPKTIYTPTDIQRDIQKAYGMDLSYMQAWRSKEKAMQLLRGTPNESYKKIPTYLYMLEYVNPGLVTRLHTEEDESFLYAFIAIYTSIRGWIYCRPTIVVDGSFLKSTYRVTILTAFTQDAEGQILPLAYAIVDSQNDASWEWFFVQFRETYGQREGMCIVSDMHDGIWRATTIVYPKVSHCASRAYTVKEFNRHMAELEAIDSRVKTYLMDIGYDKWSRAHSKANRTITMTSNIAESVNVANKHARNFPVVNLLDFMTTLIKK